In Desulfobotulus pelophilus, a single window of DNA contains:
- a CDS encoding DUF6624 domain-containing protein, translating into MNQNLADELVTMMTEDQRLLQQLFDTGELPSESYHPRMKALHEQNASRLKEIIGVHGWPSISLVGEEGAKAAWLIAQHSVSDTEFMSECVSLLEHAVAREDVAGWQLAFLQDRVRIFAGESQYYGTQFDVDEDGWPTPFPIEDSATVNERRARLGLNSLEERQEQMTEQERKRRANIEQAS; encoded by the coding sequence ATGAATCAGAATCTTGCGGATGAGCTGGTCACGATGATGACAGAAGACCAGCGGTTATTGCAGCAACTCTTCGATACCGGAGAACTGCCATCTGAGTCTTATCATCCCCGGATGAAAGCCCTGCATGAGCAGAATGCCTCTCGCCTGAAAGAGATTATTGGTGTTCACGGCTGGCCCAGCATTTCGCTAGTTGGGGAAGAGGGCGCCAAAGCTGCCTGGCTTATCGCTCAGCACTCCGTTTCAGATACTGAGTTCATGTCGGAGTGTGTTTCCCTGCTAGAGCATGCCGTTGCGAGAGAGGATGTGGCAGGCTGGCAACTGGCATTCCTTCAGGATCGAGTGAGGATTTTTGCCGGTGAGTCTCAATACTACGGCACTCAGTTTGATGTTGATGAAGATGGGTGGCCAACACCATTTCCCATTGAGGACTCTGCTACGGTTAATGAACGCCGCGCGCGTCTTGGGCTGAACTCCCTCGAGGAGCGCCAGGAACAAATGACTGAGCAGGAGCGGAAACGTCGTGCCAATATTGAACAAGCCAGTTAA